A stretch of the Fusobacterium varium genome encodes the following:
- the rpsR gene encoding 30S ribosomal protein S18, producing MAEFRRRRAKLRVKAEEIDYKNVDLLKRFVSDKGKINPSRVTGANAKLQRRIAKAIKRARNIALIPYTRIEK from the coding sequence ATGGCAGAATTCAGAAGAAGAAGAGCTAAATTAAGAGTTAAAGCTGAAGAAATTGATTATAAAAATGTAGACCTTTTAAAGAGATTTGTATCTGATAAAGGAAAAATCAATCCTTCTAGAGTAACTGGAGCTAATGCTAAGTTACAAAGAAGAATAGCTAAAGCTATCAAAAGAGCTAGAAACATTGCTTTAATTCCTTATACAAGAATTGAAAAATAG
- the rpsF gene encoding 30S ribosomal protein S6, whose protein sequence is MKKYEIMYIINPTILEEGRDAVVEKVTGILTAAGATVAKSEKWGERKLAYPIDKKKTGFYVLATFDIDGTQLSAVEGKLNITEEVMRYIIVKQD, encoded by the coding sequence ATGAAAAAATATGAAATTATGTACATCATCAACCCAACAATTTTAGAAGAGGGTAGAGACGCAGTAGTTGAAAAAGTAACAGGAATTTTAACTGCAGCTGGAGCTACAGTAGCTAAAAGTGAAAAATGGGGAGAAAGAAAATTAGCTTATCCTATTGATAAGAAAAAAACTGGATTCTATGTACTAGCAACTTTTGATATTGATGGAACTCAATTATCAGCAGTTGAAGGAAAGCTTAACATTACTGAAGAAGTAATGAGATATATCATTGTTAAGCAAGACTAA
- the ftsZ gene encoding cell division protein FtsZ, protein MLIDQDLVKIKVLGAGGAGGNAINDMIESGVGGVEYIAANTDAQDLNKSLADIRIQLGEKLTRGLGAGADPEIGRQAAEEDVEKIKNLLEETDMLFITAGMGGGTGTGAAPVIAKVAKELGVLTVAVVTRPFSFEGKKRKNNADIGVENLKKAVDALVIIPNDKLFELPDKTITLQNAFKEANNILKIGIRGVADLMIGNGLINLDFADIKATMMNSGVAVLGFGEGEGENRAVKATEKALLSPLLEKSILGASKILINITGAPDITLMEAQTISDMIRDAAGKTADDVMFGLVIDPEVGDRVQVTIIANNFVNEQEKSEPFINVDAKKPVTVVTPEEADVKRSELDLPPWIRSSKK, encoded by the coding sequence ATGTTGATAGATCAAGATTTAGTTAAGATAAAGGTATTAGGAGCTGGAGGAGCTGGAGGAAATGCGATCAATGATATGATTGAATCTGGAGTGGGAGGAGTAGAATATATTGCTGCCAACACAGATGCTCAAGATTTAAATAAATCTCTGGCTGACATAAGAATCCAACTTGGAGAAAAATTAACAAGAGGACTTGGAGCTGGTGCTGATCCTGAAATAGGGAGACAGGCAGCAGAAGAGGATGTAGAAAAAATTAAAAATCTTTTAGAAGAAACAGATATGCTTTTTATAACAGCAGGGATGGGAGGAGGAACTGGAACAGGAGCTGCACCAGTAATTGCTAAAGTGGCAAAAGAACTTGGAGTATTAACTGTAGCAGTTGTAACAAGACCATTCTCATTTGAAGGAAAGAAAAGAAAAAATAATGCTGATATAGGTGTTGAAAATCTGAAAAAAGCTGTAGATGCTTTAGTAATAATACCAAATGACAAACTTTTTGAACTACCAGATAAAACAATAACTTTACAAAATGCATTTAAAGAAGCAAATAATATTCTAAAAATAGGTATTAGAGGAGTTGCTGATCTCATGATTGGTAATGGACTTATCAATCTGGACTTTGCTGACATCAAAGCAACAATGATGAATTCTGGGGTAGCTGTGCTTGGATTTGGAGAAGGAGAAGGGGAAAACAGAGCTGTAAAAGCTACTGAAAAAGCTTTATTGTCTCCATTACTTGAAAAATCTATACTTGGAGCAAGCAAAATACTTATTAACATAACTGGAGCACCAGATATAACTCTTATGGAAGCTCAAACTATTTCTGATATGATTAGAGATGCAGCTGGAAAAACTGCTGATGATGTAATGTTTGGACTTGTTATTGACCCAGAAGTTGGAGATAGAGTACAGGTTACTATAATAGCTAATAATTTTGTAAATGAACAGGAGAAAAGTGAACCATTTATTAATGTAGATGCTAAAAAACCTGTAACAGTTGTTACTCCTGAAGAAGCAGATGTAAAAAGATCTGAACTTGATCTTCCACCTTGGATAAGAAGTTCTAAAAAATAG
- the ftsA gene encoding cell division protein FtsA, whose product MTDNRDSIIKTAVDMGNMKIKAVTGELSADGENLKILGYVEVPSRGMKKSVVENPEELSHCLAYALGQLREQTDIPIEKISIGISGEAIKSRTTNVRYSFDEKEIGEKEVDTLIRMAEHELLTGKERVLKREIYNIRVNNSGIIKNPIGVTGKEMQGDVHLIYIDEAEAEKLVEVVNRIGLEAEHVLLNAYASAKASLDDEDRRMGVALIDIGEGSTDIILFKNDKLIYSKSLPLGGMHYVNDISYLFQISKQEAFEILSKLKDKDIHEEHIFCGDTKKVSVADIKNIIDARTEDIISFITQTIEESGFNGYLGKGLVLTGGAIVIDGLLEKINKKTGYVVRKVLPHAFRGLEDVDASMATVIGIFSEIMEEEYNKMQSGFYSQQNESEDPSKIITEETEEDDLDKLLENDKNNSKKKSGTLSSIKNWFSNFI is encoded by the coding sequence ATGACAGATAATAGAGATAGTATAATAAAAACAGCAGTAGATATGGGAAATATGAAAATAAAAGCTGTCACTGGAGAATTATCTGCTGATGGTGAAAATTTAAAAATATTGGGATATGTAGAAGTTCCAAGTCGTGGAATGAAAAAGTCAGTTGTAGAAAATCCAGAAGAATTAAGCCATTGTTTGGCTTATGCATTAGGGCAATTAAGAGAACAGACTGATATCCCTATTGAAAAAATATCAATAGGAATAAGTGGAGAGGCTATTAAATCAAGGACTACTAATGTAAGATATTCTTTTGATGAAAAAGAAATCGGTGAAAAAGAAGTAGATACATTAATTAGAATGGCTGAACATGAACTTCTTACAGGAAAAGAAAGAGTATTAAAAAGAGAAATATATAATATAAGAGTAAATAATTCAGGAATAATCAAAAATCCAATAGGTGTTACTGGAAAAGAGATGCAGGGAGATGTTCATCTTATATATATAGACGAAGCAGAAGCAGAAAAGTTAGTAGAAGTAGTGAATAGAATAGGACTGGAAGCAGAGCACGTTCTTCTAAATGCTTATGCATCTGCTAAAGCTTCTCTTGATGATGAAGATAGAAGAATGGGAGTTGCTCTAATTGATATTGGTGAGGGCTCAACAGATATAATTCTATTTAAGAATGATAAACTTATTTATTCAAAATCACTTCCTTTAGGTGGGATGCATTATGTAAATGATATAAGTTATTTGTTCCAGATATCTAAACAGGAAGCCTTTGAAATATTATCAAAATTAAAAGATAAAGATATACATGAAGAACATATATTCTGTGGTGATACCAAAAAGGTATCAGTGGCAGATATAAAAAATATAATAGATGCAAGAACAGAAGACATAATCAGTTTTATTACTCAAACTATTGAGGAATCTGGATTTAATGGATACCTTGGAAAAGGTTTGGTATTAACAGGAGGAGCTATTGTTATCGATGGGCTTCTTGAGAAAATAAATAAAAAAACAGGATATGTTGTGAGAAAGGTACTTCCTCATGCTTTTCGAGGTCTGGAGGATGTAGATGCCAGTATGGCTACAGTTATAGGAATCTTCAGTGAAATAATGGAAGAGGAATACAACAAAATGCAGTCAGGTTTTTATTCGCAGCAGAATGAATCTGAAGACCCTTCAAAAATTATAACAGAAGAGACTGAAGAGGACGACTTGGATAAATTACTAGAAAATGATAAAAATAACAGCAAAAAGAAAAGTGGAACACTCAGCAGTATAAAAAACTGGTTTTCTAATTTTATTTAA
- the ftsQ gene encoding cell division protein FtsQ, protein MKFIIRLFTILGISFLIFSIPSKFLKLDFFKIKRVNVKGDPKLLLRELTELGKTTYNNNIWDLDFKSIEDELKKDVRVKNASVENNTLGELTISIEEKELFYYAQIKDKIYLVDSEGVVFGTFNEKEKKDIPLISVKEKEEIKSLLNVLVLMDDYLLKELVSQIYIKDKNCIEIILVDGTIIKTNEEIKREKYKVVETLYSELVKSKKVEYIDLRFNDFIVKSLGDKSDDR, encoded by the coding sequence TTGAAATTTATAATAAGACTTTTCACAATATTAGGAATAAGTTTTTTAATTTTCTCTATTCCTTCAAAATTCTTAAAGCTGGATTTTTTTAAGATAAAGAGGGTTAACGTAAAAGGAGACCCAAAATTATTATTAAGGGAATTGACAGAACTAGGGAAAACAACATATAATAATAACATATGGGACTTAGATTTTAAGAGTATAGAAGATGAGTTAAAAAAAGATGTCAGAGTAAAAAATGCCAGTGTGGAAAACAATACATTGGGAGAGCTCACTATAAGTATAGAGGAAAAAGAGCTATTTTACTATGCCCAGATTAAAGATAAAATATATTTAGTGGATTCAGAAGGAGTAGTCTTTGGAACTTTTAACGAAAAAGAAAAAAAGGATATTCCTCTTATTTCAGTAAAAGAAAAAGAAGAGATAAAAAGTCTGCTGAATGTTTTAGTCTTGATGGATGATTATCTATTAAAAGAATTAGTGTCTCAAATCTACATAAAAGATAAAAATTGCATTGAAATAATCCTTGTAGATGGTACAATAATAAAAACCAATGAAGAGATAAAAAGAGAAAAATATAAAGTTGTAGAAACTTTGTATTCGGAACTGGTCAAAAGCAAAAAAGTAGAGTATATAGATTTGAGATTCAATGACTTTATAGTAAAAAGTTTGGGGGATAAAAGCGATGACAGATAA
- the ddl gene encoding D-alanine--D-alanine ligase, whose product MKIAVFMGGISSEREVSLKSGKAILESLLKQGYDAYGIDVTKENLVSAFIENEYDFAYLAFHGGFGEDGRVQGLLDMLGKPYTGSGAEASGIAMDKVITKKLAESAGVRVAKNYDKVSDIDSYPVVIKPALEGSSVGIFFCHNKEEAEKAAAELAGKKIVIEEMITGEELTVGVINGEGIGVLRIIPKNEFYDYESKYAEGGSVHEYPAKIDKKAYDEALENAVKVHNVLGLAGISRSDFILKDDKVYFLEVNTLPGMTKTSLIPDLATLKGYTYDDVVRIMVETFKR is encoded by the coding sequence TTGAAGATAGCTGTATTTATGGGAGGAATTTCTTCTGAAAGAGAAGTTTCTTTAAAAAGTGGAAAAGCAATTTTAGAAAGTCTTTTAAAACAAGGCTATGATGCATATGGAATCGATGTTACAAAAGAAAATCTTGTTTCAGCTTTTATTGAAAATGAATATGATTTTGCATATCTTGCATTTCATGGAGGATTTGGAGAAGATGGAAGAGTGCAGGGGCTTCTTGATATGCTTGGAAAACCATATACTGGATCAGGAGCAGAGGCAAGTGGAATAGCTATGGATAAAGTTATCACTAAAAAACTTGCTGAAAGTGCAGGAGTAAGAGTTGCAAAAAATTATGATAAAGTATCAGATATCGATTCATATCCTGTTGTAATTAAACCAGCTTTAGAAGGTTCAAGTGTAGGAATATTTTTTTGTCATAATAAAGAAGAGGCAGAAAAAGCAGCTGCAGAACTTGCTGGGAAAAAAATTGTTATAGAAGAGATGATAACGGGAGAGGAACTTACAGTAGGAGTTATTAATGGAGAAGGGATTGGAGTACTTAGAATAATTCCTAAAAATGAGTTCTATGATTATGAATCAAAGTACGCTGAAGGGGGATCAGTACATGAGTATCCTGCTAAAATAGATAAAAAAGCATATGATGAAGCTCTTGAAAATGCTGTGAAGGTGCATAATGTGCTTGGATTGGCAGGAATATCAAGAAGTGACTTCATTCTTAAAGATGACAAAGTATATTTCCTTGAAGTGAATACACTTCCTGGAATGACAAAAACAAGTCTTATTCCAGATCTGGCAACTTTAAAAGGATATACTTATGATGATGTAGTAAGAATAATGGTAGAAACATTTAAAAGATAA
- the murB gene encoding UDP-N-acetylenolpyruvoylglucosamine reductase: protein MKILENHEMKLHSNMKVGGTAKRFITVEDKNELKEIFENNTNIFLIGNGTNTLIDEGNLNMTFVSLKEFNNIKELERGLVEVEAGLDFNKLIAYMNKNNYSGLENLAGIPGSVGGLVYMNGGAYGSEIFDCISEIEVFDENHEIRRIKKEDLDFSYRRTEIQSRKWIIISAVFRFKDGFDLRKVIEIQALRESKQPLDLPNLGSTFKNPDGDFSARLISEAGLKGTVIGGAQISEKHPNFIVNRGTATFKDISEILKLVKRTISEKYGINLEEEIIIIKNSDK, encoded by the coding sequence ATGAAGATACTTGAAAATCATGAAATGAAACTGCACTCTAATATGAAAGTTGGAGGAACAGCTAAAAGATTTATAACAGTAGAAGATAAAAATGAACTTAAAGAGATATTTGAAAATAATACTAATATTTTCCTTATTGGAAATGGGACAAATACCCTGATAGATGAGGGAAATTTAAATATGACTTTTGTTTCTCTGAAAGAATTCAATAATATAAAAGAATTAGAAAGAGGTCTGGTAGAAGTGGAGGCTGGACTTGATTTTAATAAACTTATTGCTTATATGAATAAAAATAATTACAGTGGGCTCGAAAATCTCGCTGGAATACCAGGAAGTGTAGGTGGACTTGTCTACATGAATGGTGGAGCCTATGGAAGCGAAATATTTGACTGTATAAGTGAGATAGAAGTATTTGATGAGAATCATGAAATAAGAAGAATAAAGAAAGAAGATTTAGATTTTTCATACAGAAGAACAGAAATACAAAGCAGAAAATGGATAATAATAAGTGCTGTATTTAGATTCAAAGATGGATTTGATCTTCGAAAGGTAATAGAAATACAGGCTTTGAGAGAGAGTAAACAGCCTCTGGATCTTCCTAATCTTGGAAGTACTTTTAAGAATCCTGATGGAGATTTTTCAGCAAGGCTTATATCAGAAGCTGGACTGAAAGGAACTGTTATAGGTGGAGCTCAAATATCAGAAAAACATCCTAATTTTATAGTTAATAGAGGTACTGCTACATTCAAAGATATTTCTGAAATACTAAAACTAGTAAAAAGGACTATAAGTGAAAAATATGGAATAAACCTTGAAGAAGAAATAATAATCATTAAAAATTCGGATAAATAG